A single genomic interval of Antechinus flavipes isolate AdamAnt ecotype Samford, QLD, Australia chromosome 1, AdamAnt_v2, whole genome shotgun sequence harbors:
- the USP14 gene encoding ubiquitin carboxyl-terminal hydrolase 14 isoform X2, translating into MCQRQHLNPGLLGSKGMTLLMMGSADALPEEPVARTVFVEDMTEEQLASAMELPCGLTNLGNTCYMNATVQCIRSVPELKDALKRYAGALRASGEMASAQYITAALRDLFDSMDKTSSSIPPIILLQFLHMAFPQFAEKGDQGQYLQQDANECWVQMMRVLQQKLEALEGDSVMETENASSSAAQAPTKKKSLIDQFFGVEFETTMKCTEAEEEEATKGKENQLQLSCFINQEVKYLFTGLKLRLQEEITKQSPTLQRNALYIKSSKISRLPAYLTIQMVRFFYKEKESVNAKVLKDVKFPLMLDVYELCTPELQEKMVSFRSKFKDLEDKKVNQQPKTFSKSGGAQKEVKYEPFSFPDDIGSNNCGYYDLQAVLTHQGRSSSSGHYVSWVKRKQDEWIKFDDDKVSIVTPEDILRLSGGGDWHIAYVLLYGPRRVEVIEEETSQ; encoded by the exons ATGTGTCAGAGGCagcacttgaacccaggtcttcttggctccaag GGAATGACTCTGTTAATGATGGGATCAGCAGATGCTTTGCCTGAGGAACCTGTAGCTAGAACTGTTTTCGTAGAAGACATGACGGAAGAACAGCTAGCATCTGCT ATGGAATTGCCATGTGGATTGACAAATCTTGGTAACACTTGTTACATGAATGCTACAGTTCAGTGTATCCGCTCTGTGCCAGAACTTAAAGATGCCCTTAAAAG GTATGCAGGTGCCTTGCGAGCTTCGGGGGAAATGGCATCGGCACAATATATCACTGCAG cccTTAGAGATTTGTTTGATTCCATGGACAAAACTTCCTCCAGTATACCACCTATTATTCTACTGCAGTTTTTGCATATGGCTTTCCCACAGTTTGCAGAGAAGGGTGATCAAGGACAATATCTTCAGCAG GATGCTAATGAATGTTGGGTACAAATGATGCGAGTGTTGCAACAAAAACTGGAAGCTTTAGAAGGTGATTCTGTTATGGAG acagAAAATGCATCATCATCTGCAGCCCAAGCACCtactaaaaagaaaagtttaatcgATCAGTTCTTTGGTGTTGAGTTTGAAACTAC CATGAAATGTACAGAGGCTGAAGAAGAGGAAGCcaccaaagggaaagaaaaccagCTCCAGCTCAGCTGTTTTATCAATCAAGAAGTCAAGTATCTGTTTACAGGACTTAAATTG AGACTTCAGGAAGAAATTACCAAACAGTCTCCAACATTGCAACGAAATGCTTTGTACATAAAATCT tcCAAGATTAGCCGATTGCCTGCTTACCTTACTATTCAGATGGTTCGATTTTTTTACAAAGAGAAGGAATCTGTGAATGCCAAAGTTCTTAAG gaCGTTAAATTTCCTCTTATGTTGGATGTATATGAACTATGTACACCAGAACTTCAAGAAAAAATGGTATCCTTTCGGTCAAAATTCAAGGATCTAGAAGACAAAAAAGTAAATCAACAGCCAAAGACA TTTAGCAAAAGTGGTGGTGcacagaaagaagttaaatatgagccattttcttttcctgatg atattggCTCTAATAACTGTGGTTATTATGATTTACAAGCAGTGCTAACACATCAGGGAAGGTCTAGTTCGTCAGGCCATTATGTATCATGGGTGAAAAGGAAAcaag ATGAATGGATTAAGTTTGATGATGATAAGGTCAGCATTGTTACACCAGAAGATATCTTGCGGTTATCTGGTGGTGGAGATTGGCACATAGCTTATGTTCTATTATATGGGCCTCGCAGAGTTGAAGTAATTGAAGAAGAAACTTCACAATAA